A region of Silurus meridionalis isolate SWU-2019-XX chromosome 13, ASM1480568v1, whole genome shotgun sequence DNA encodes the following proteins:
- the LOC124395806 gene encoding outer dense fiber protein 3-B-like isoform X1, with the protein MQERRGGEERRGEVKLFTKRDMSIRIHVSVATRRLGHDAVHRRRITAAHSASRATRVSQCRYLNSLTSLTSSFPHRQESTPVDMGSPDVWVGSYKPHKPRGPIAAMYSGPGPKYALPGSTGLNDHDPQKWKAPAYSFGVRYRQLNENCSPGPCYLIPSNITRNGREGNPVYSLYSRPKDSRLFQTPGPGTYQPEKATMKTFYSAPAYSLSARTKLFRNDQTPGPAAYLLPPVLGPKSVNKRSAPSVSLSGRSQIGSFDEDLKKTPGPGTYQVVETNLYRFKFPQYSITGRNDLRGDGSKKPGPGAHYPEQVTLTRSKAPSFTFGVRHSDYIAPLISDIAD; encoded by the exons ATgcaggagaggagaggaggtgaggagaggagaggagaggtgaAGCTGTTCACAAAGCGTGACATGTCTATTAGAATCCACGTCTCTGTAGCGACTCGTCGTCTTGGCCACGACGCAGTACACAGACGGAGAATCACAGCGGCTCACAGTGCGTCGCGCGCTACACGTGTGTCCCAGTGCCGATATTTGAACAGCCTCACGTCTCTCACGTCTTCTTTCCCTCACCGACAGGAAAGCACACC AGTAGATATGGGAAGTCCTGATGTGTGGGTTGGTTCCTACAAGCCTCACAAGCCAAGAGGTCCTATTGCTGCTATGTACAGTGGTCCAGGGCCTAAGTATGCTCTCCCAGGGTCTACAG GTCTAAATGACCATGACCCACAGAAATGGAAAGCTCCTGCATACAGTTTTGGAGTACGATATCGGCAACTCAATGAGAACTGCTCACCTGGACCTTGCTACCTCATACCCTCCAATATCACAAGAAATGGACGTGAGGGCAACCCTGTGTATTCGCTCTACAGTCGGCCTAAAGACTCTCGGCTTTTTCAGACCCCAGGACCAG gGACTTATCAGCCTGAGAAAGCAAcgatgaaaacattttattctgcCCCTGCATACTCACTGTCTGCTAGGACCAAACTATTCCGCAATGACCAAACACCAG GACCTGCTGCATATTTACTTCCCCCAGTGCTGGGGCCAAAATCAGTAAATAAAAGATCTGCCCCGAGCGTCTCCCTCAGTGGCCGCAGCCAAATAGGCAGCTTCGATGAAGACTTGAAAAAg ACTCCAGGACCTGGGACTTACCAGGTTGTGGAGACAAACCTGTACAGATTTAAATTCCCGCAGTACAGCATTACCGGCCGCAATGACTTACGTGGTGATGGATCCAAGAAGCCAGGGCCTGGAGCTCACTATCCTGAGCAG GTGACCCTCACAAGATCCAAAGCTCCCAGCTTCACCTTTGGTGTTCGACACTCTGACTACATTGCGCCGCTGATTTCAGACATTGCTGATTAA
- the LOC124395806 gene encoding outer dense fiber protein 3-B-like isoform X2, whose amino-acid sequence MLFLFLSTYYNGRVDMGSPDVWVGSYKPHKPRGPIAAMYSGPGPKYALPGSTGLNDHDPQKWKAPAYSFGVRYRQLNENCSPGPCYLIPSNITRNGREGNPVYSLYSRPKDSRLFQTPGPGTYQPEKATMKTFYSAPAYSLSARTKLFRNDQTPGPAAYLLPPVLGPKSVNKRSAPSVSLSGRSQIGSFDEDLKKTPGPGTYQVVETNLYRFKFPQYSITGRNDLRGDGSKKPGPGAHYPEQVTLTRSKAPSFTFGVRHSDYIAPLISDIAD is encoded by the exons ATGTTGTTCCTGTTTCTCAGTACTTATTACAATGGCAG AGTAGATATGGGAAGTCCTGATGTGTGGGTTGGTTCCTACAAGCCTCACAAGCCAAGAGGTCCTATTGCTGCTATGTACAGTGGTCCAGGGCCTAAGTATGCTCTCCCAGGGTCTACAG GTCTAAATGACCATGACCCACAGAAATGGAAAGCTCCTGCATACAGTTTTGGAGTACGATATCGGCAACTCAATGAGAACTGCTCACCTGGACCTTGCTACCTCATACCCTCCAATATCACAAGAAATGGACGTGAGGGCAACCCTGTGTATTCGCTCTACAGTCGGCCTAAAGACTCTCGGCTTTTTCAGACCCCAGGACCAG gGACTTATCAGCCTGAGAAAGCAAcgatgaaaacattttattctgcCCCTGCATACTCACTGTCTGCTAGGACCAAACTATTCCGCAATGACCAAACACCAG GACCTGCTGCATATTTACTTCCCCCAGTGCTGGGGCCAAAATCAGTAAATAAAAGATCTGCCCCGAGCGTCTCCCTCAGTGGCCGCAGCCAAATAGGCAGCTTCGATGAAGACTTGAAAAAg ACTCCAGGACCTGGGACTTACCAGGTTGTGGAGACAAACCTGTACAGATTTAAATTCCCGCAGTACAGCATTACCGGCCGCAATGACTTACGTGGTGATGGATCCAAGAAGCCAGGGCCTGGAGCTCACTATCCTGAGCAG GTGACCCTCACAAGATCCAAAGCTCCCAGCTTCACCTTTGGTGTTCGACACTCTGACTACATTGCGCCGCTGATTTCAGACATTGCTGATTAA
- the LOC124395931 gene encoding outer dense fiber protein 3-B-like gives MDNSGVWVGAWRPHRPKGPIAAMYKSPGPKYALPACIGSNDHDPRKWKAPAYSFGVRHQEPIETCSPGPCYLIPSNITKTGRNGSPAFSIYGRAKDPEAFKTPGPGTYEPEKAALKTLPSAPAFTMSPRTKIIRSDQTPGPAAYSLPPVVGPNAVNVKSGPSFSFGDRTKVGSFLEDLQKTPGPGTYKVVDTNIYKLKSPQFSMSGRNELPGDRSQNPGPGAHYPEQVTFTRPKAPSFTFGVRHSEHLAPLILEVVDD, from the exons ATGGACAATTCTGGAGTATGGGTTGGTGCCTGGAGGCCTCACAGGCCTAAAGGTCCGATTGCTGCAATGTACAAGAGTCCTGGTCCCAAGTATGCCCTCCCAGCATGTATAG GTTCAAATGACCATGACCCACGGAAATGGAAAGCTCCTGCATACAGTTTTGGAGTACGACATCAGGAACCCATCGAGACCTGCTCCCCCGGACCTTGCTACCTCATACCCTCCAATATCACAAAGACTGGACGTAATGGCTCCCCTGCATTTTCAATATATGGCCGAGCCAAAGACCCTGAGGCCTTTAAGACCCCAGGACCAG gGACTTATGAACCAGAGAAAGCAGCTCTGAAAACGCTTCCTTCTGCCCCTGCATTCACAATGTCTCCTAGGACAAAAATTATCCGCAGTGACCAAACACCAG GGCCTGCTGCATATTCACTTCCCCCAGTGGTGGGtccaaatgcagtaaatgtaaaatctgGTCCGAGCTTCTCCTTTGGTGACCGCACCAAAGTAGGCAGCTTCCTTGAAGACTTGCAAAAG ACTCCAGGTCCTGGAACTTACAAAGTTGTggacacaaacatttacaaattaaaatccCCGCAGTTCAGCATGTCTGGCCGCAACGAATTACCTGGTGATAGAAGCCAGAATCCAGGGCCCGGAGCTCACTATCCTGAGCAG GTGACCTTCACAAGACCTAAAGCTCCCAGTTTCACCTTTGGTGTTCGCCACTCTGAGCACCTGGCCCCACTGATTTTGGAAGTTGTTGATGATTAA
- the LOC124395815 gene encoding E3 ubiquitin-protein ligase TRIM35-like: protein MDSRPSLTEDDFSCPVCCDIFSEPLLLACSHSICKRCLHTFWQQRGVLECPICRTVSSSFEPPVNIVLHNMCEAVLRERNRRMSVEMEGLCSIHRESLSLFCVKDQRPLCTKCKNSRLHSRHTVCSIQEASQDLKSALQMKLKTLLEKIKIYEDFKQSCINTGNHIKKQSQTTETLIRSEFQRFHQFLWDEEEARIAALKKDEEQKSQIMKTKIDKITIQISSVLDTIKAVEKQIQGDNLSFLLNYKASLERTQAKLENPEKLSGVLINVANHLSNLMFQVSGKMQSLVQYSDFYIIIPFDPNTAHAGLMVSDDLITVEYKGELQQLPNNSERFEGYISVIGSEGLNSGTPYWDVEVGDNTAWAVGIISESVYEHRENLSRFGLWYVGFCNGKYGKGYAPEILTLLRVSDKIERIRVQVDFNKGKVIFTDSDRNICLHIFKQSFRERVFPYFYSHCKLHPLRILPLKSSVTIQMDR, encoded by the exons ATGGATTCTAGACCCTCTCTGACTGAAGATGATTTCTCCTGTCCTGTGTGCTGTGACATCTTCAGTGAGCCTTTGCTCCTGGCCTGCTCCCACAGCATCTGTAAGCGCTGCCTGCACACCTTTTGGCAGCAGCGAGGAGTTCTAGAGTGTCCTATCTGCAGGACCGTGTCCTCCAGCTTTGAGCCTCCGGTCAACATCGTGCTGCACAACATGTGTGAGGCGGTGCTGAGGGAGCGGAACCGGAGGATGTCAGTGGAGATGGAGGGGCTCTGTAGTATACACCGTgaatctctttctctgttctgTGTAAAGGATCAGAGGCCTCTATGCACCAAGTGTAAGAACTCCAGATTACACAGCAGGCACACCGTCTGCTCAATACAAGAAGCTTCTCAAGACCTCAAG TCAGCACTCCAGATGAAACTGAAGACGTTACTTGAGAAAATTAAAATCTATGAGGACTTTAAACAATCCTGTATTAATACTGGAAATCACATTAAG AAGCAGAGCCAAACCACAGAGACACTGATCAGGAGTGAATTCCAAAGGTTTCACCAGTTTCTCTGGGATGAAGAAGAGGCTAGAATAGCTGCATTGAAAAAGGATGAGGAGCAGAAAAGTCAGATAATGAAGACAAAGATTGACAAGATCACAATACAAATATCTAGTGTCCTGGACACCATCAAGGCCGTTGAGAAACAGATACAAGGAGACAATTTGTCATTTCTGTTG AACTACAAGGCTTCACTTGAAAG AACTCAAGCTAAActagaaaatccagaaaaattATCTGGAGTTCTGATCAATGTGGCAAACCATTTGAGTAACCTGATGTTCCAAGTGTCAGGGAAAATGCAGAGCCTTGTACAATACAGTGA tttttatataatCATCCCATTTGATCCCAACACTGCTCACGCTGGCCTCATGGTGTCTGATGATCTGATCACAGTGGAGTATAAAGGCGAGCTTCAGCAGCTTCCCAATAACTCGGAGAGGTTTGAGGGTTATATAAGTGTTATAGGCTCTGAGGGCTTAAATTCAGGCACACCCTACTGGGATGTTGAGGTTGGAGACAACACAGCATGGGCTGTGGGAATCATCTCCGAGTCTGTGTATGAGCACAGAGAAAATCTTTCTCGGTTTGGTTTGTGGTATGTGGGCTTCTGCAATGGCAAATATGGTAAAGGATATGCACCTGAGATATTGACCCTGTTGCGGGTTAGTGATAAGATCGAGAGGATAAGGGTCCAGGTGGATTTTAATAAGGGCAAAGTGATCTTTACTGACTCAGACCGTAACATTTGCCTGCACATTTTCAAACAATCATTTAGGGAGAGAGTTTTCCCTTATTTTTACAGCCACTGCAAACTACATCCTCTGAGAATATTACCTCTAAAGTCCTCAGTGACCATTCAGATggacagataa
- the LOC124395787 gene encoding E3 ubiquitin-protein ligase TRIM39-like, which translates to MDSRPSLTEDDFSCPVCCDIFSEPLLLACSHSICKRCLHTFWQQRGVLECPICRTVSSSSEPPLNIVLHNMCEAVLRERNRRMSVEMEGLCSIHRESLSLFCVKDQRPLCTKCKNSRLHSRHTVCSIQEASQDLKQVLQMKLKPLTEKIRIYEDFKQSCVNTSVHIKKQSQSTETLIRREFAKLHQFLWHEEKTRIAALKDEEEQRSQEMKKKIDKTTIQISSILDTISVIEKQIHGEDLPFLLHYNDSLERTQAKLENPEKLSGVLINVAKHLSNLSFQVSEKMHNFVQYTPVALDPNTAHAGLMVSDDLITVEYKGDLQQLPENSERFEGYVSVIGSEGFNSGIHWWDVEVGDNTAWAVGIISESVCKQRENLSRFGIWYIGFSNGKYGKGYAPEILTPLRVNKAIQRIRVQVDFDKGKVIFIDSAQNTCLHIFKQSFRERVFPYFYSHCRNHPLRILPAKSSMPIQIHG; encoded by the exons ATGGATTCCAGACCATCTCTGACCGAAGATGATTTCTCCTGTCCTGTGTGCTGTGACATCTTCAGTGAGCCTTTGCTCCTGGCCTGCTCCCACAGCATCTGTAAGCGCTGCCTGCACACCTTCTGGCAGCAGCGAGGGGTTCTAGAGTGTCCTATCTGCAGGACCGTGTCCTCCAGCTCTGAGCCTCCGCTCAACATCGTGCTGCACAACATGTGTGAGGCGGTGCTGAGGGAGCGGAACCGGAGGATGTCAGTGGAGATGGAGGGGCTCTGTAGTATACACCGTgaatctctttctctgttctgTGTAAAGGATCAGAGGCCTCTCTGCACCAAGTGCAAGAACTCCAGATTACACAGCAGGCACACCGTCTGCTCAATACAAGAAGCTTCTCAAGACCTCAAG CAGGTACTCCAGATGAAACTAAAGCCATTAACTGAGAAGATTAGAATCTATGAAGACTTCAAACAATCCTGTGTTAATACTAGCGTGCACATTAAG AAGCAGAGCCAAAGCACAGAGACACTGATCAGGAGGGAATTCGCAAAGCTTCACCAGTTTCTCTGGCATGAAGAGAAAACCAGAATAGCTGCACTAAAAGACGAAGAGGAGCAGAGGAGTcaggaaatgaagaaaaagattGACAAGACCACAATACAAATATCCAGTATCTTGGACACCATCAGTGTCATTGAGAAACAGATACATGGAGAAGATTTGCCATTTTTACTG caCTATAATGATTCACTTGAAAG AACTCAAGCGAAACTAGAAAATCCAGAGAAATTATCTGGAGTTCTGATCAATGTAGCAAAGCATCTGAGCAACTTGAGCTTCCAAGTTTCAGAGAAGATGCACAACTTTGTACAATACA CTCCTGTTGCACTCGACCCCAACACTGCTCACGCTGGCCTCATGGTGTCTGATGATCTGATTACGGTGGAGTATAAAGGCGACCTTCAGCAGCTTCCTGAAAACTCGGAGAGGTTCGAGGGCTATGTGAGTGTCATAGGCTCTGAGGGCTTTAATTCAGGCATACACTGGTGGGATGTCGAGGTTGGAGACAACACAGCCTGGGCTGTGGGAATCATCTCAGAGTCTGTGTGTAAGCAGAGAGAGAACCTCTCACGGTTCGGTATATGGTATATAGGTTTCTCTAATGGTAAATATGGTAAAGGATATGCACCAGAGATCCTGACTCCACTCCGAGTTAACAAGGCAATCCAAAGGATAAGGGTTCAGGTGGACTTTGACAAAGGCAAGGTGATCTTCATTGACTCAGCCCAGAATACCTGTTTGCACATCTTCAAACAATCGTTTAGAGAGAGAGTTTTCCCTTACTTTTACAGCCACTGCAGAAACCATCCTCTGAGAATATTACCAGCAAAATCCTCCATGCCTATTCAGATTCATGGTTAG